In Numidum massiliense, a single genomic region encodes these proteins:
- a CDS encoding PTS sugar transporter subunit IIA yields MAETENKLKQLLTKERMLHLQAVSSWEQAVDLACEPLLNEGSISDLYVTNIKKNVKENGPYMVLADYFALMHAKAGEGVNELSMSLLIVDEEVDLVGVPVKLFLILAAEDSRTHIDALADITTLLMDQASFNTFLNGDIEQISRLIETNVKGGDQS; encoded by the coding sequence ATGGCTGAAACTGAAAATAAATTGAAGCAATTACTGACGAAGGAACGTATGCTACATCTTCAAGCGGTGTCCTCATGGGAGCAGGCGGTCGACCTTGCGTGTGAACCGCTTTTAAATGAAGGATCGATTAGTGACCTATATGTAACGAACATCAAAAAAAACGTAAAAGAAAATGGCCCCTATATGGTTCTCGCCGATTACTTCGCCTTGATGCATGCTAAAGCTGGTGAAGGCGTCAACGAACTGTCCATGTCACTGTTAATTGTGGACGAAGAGGTAGATCTCGTAGGGGTTCCTGTGAAGCTCTTTCTCATCTTGGCCGCCGAGGACAGCCGCACTCATATCGATGCATTAGCAGATATTACTACCTTATTAATGGATCAGGCATCATTTAATACATTTCTAAACGGAGACATTGAACAAATTTCGCGATTAATTGAAACCAATGTGAAGGGAGGTGATCAATCGTGA
- a CDS encoding PTS sugar transporter subunit IIB has protein sequence MKFLAVCGFGVGSSMVLKMTLERVARELGIEADVENTDLSSAKGTACDAIFTSHELLGELESSVNCPIYPIKKYMDTNEVKGALQSFLETKA, from the coding sequence GTGAAGTTTTTAGCAGTGTGTGGTTTTGGGGTCGGTTCCTCCATGGTCTTAAAAATGACGTTAGAGCGTGTGGCACGGGAGTTAGGGATTGAAGCTGACGTAGAAAACACCGATCTCAGTAGTGCAAAGGGCACAGCTTGCGATGCCATCTTTACTAGCCACGAGCTCCTCGGGGAATTAGAGAGTTCTGTCAATTGTCCGATCTATCCGATTAAAAAGTACATGGACACGAACGAAGTAAAAGGGGCGCTGCAATCATTTTTAGAAACGAAGGCTTAG
- a CDS encoding PTS ascorbate transporter subunit IIC, protein MDFIANQILKNPPVLLGLIAAIGLIVQRKSFSDIVKGSLAAAFGMVLLSKGVEMLVGTIAPINTAFQGALAGGEVADGLNDATFTASYGGDVGMAMFLGLIIHLLIARLTPVKTIFLTGHMLWWFPFVFIAAGVEAGMKGTTLIVFGAICSALYWSFMPWIMRKYVWDATGDNSFLIGHPTGFLSLISGFVAKRVGNKEKSTEDIKVPKSLSFFREISVTGGIVIAIMYVVVGLLIPSLIEDGEYLSMTAVNNGLSFGAGLLLMLFGVRMLINQIIPAFQGISEKLIPNAVPAFDAPIIFNYRPNAVIIGFVVAMITSTVMIVIANTTNMFGVLLVPLVITSFFECGAAAVIGEGQGGLRGSIIGSAVAGVVMVLVMGVSVTMFDSTIQNWLLIFGGNDFSIFGPIAKLIASIF, encoded by the coding sequence TTGGATTTTATAGCCAACCAAATTCTTAAAAATCCCCCTGTTCTACTTGGTCTAATAGCGGCCATCGGATTAATTGTGCAGAGGAAAAGCTTTTCTGATATTGTCAAGGGTTCTCTTGCAGCAGCCTTCGGGATGGTGCTCCTAAGTAAAGGCGTGGAAATGTTAGTCGGGACGATCGCTCCGATCAATACCGCTTTCCAAGGTGCCTTAGCTGGAGGTGAAGTTGCCGACGGATTGAACGATGCCACCTTCACCGCTTCATACGGTGGCGATGTAGGGATGGCTATGTTTTTGGGCTTAATCATTCACTTATTGATTGCCCGATTGACGCCTGTTAAGACGATTTTCTTAACTGGTCACATGTTGTGGTGGTTCCCCTTCGTCTTTATCGCTGCTGGCGTGGAAGCCGGTATGAAAGGTACGACGCTCATTGTCTTCGGGGCCATCTGTTCTGCACTCTATTGGTCCTTCATGCCTTGGATTATGCGTAAATACGTTTGGGATGCAACGGGTGACAATTCTTTCCTAATCGGGCACCCCACAGGATTCCTCAGCTTGATCTCAGGTTTTGTCGCCAAACGAGTCGGCAACAAAGAAAAATCAACGGAAGACATAAAGGTGCCAAAGAGCTTGTCCTTCTTCCGCGAAATTTCCGTCACAGGCGGCATTGTCATTGCCATTATGTACGTAGTCGTCGGCTTATTGATCCCATCTTTAATTGAAGATGGCGAGTATTTATCAATGACTGCCGTCAACAACGGTCTTAGCTTTGGTGCTGGTTTACTCCTCATGCTATTCGGTGTAAGAATGTTGATTAACCAAATCATTCCCGCTTTCCAAGGTATTTCGGAAAAGCTCATTCCAAATGCAGTTCCGGCTTTTGATGCACCCATTATTTTTAACTATCGACCGAACGCCGTCATTATCGGCTTCGTTGTCGCCATGATCACGTCTACCGTAATGATTGTAATTGCCAATACGACGAATATGTTCGGTGTGTTGCTCGTACCGTTGGTCATCACCAGCTTCTTCGAATGCGGTGCCGCGGCCGTGATTGGCGAAGGTCAAGGGGGCTTACGGGGAAGTATTATCGGGAGTGCCGTCGCTGGTGTTGTGATGGTCTTGGTGATGGGTGTCTCGGTGACGATGTTCGACAGCACCATTCAAAACTGGCTCTTAATCTTCGGCGGTAACGACTTCTCTATTTTCGGACCAATTGCGAAGTTAATTGCAAGCATCTTTTAA
- a CDS encoding sugar isomerase domain-containing protein, with amino-acid sequence MTFQYFNKMAELLATVEKEEKDAMLKARDILVEATEKKRSIYIFGASHAGILAQEMYYRAGGLMTINPIFGRELMLDNEPITLTSQMERLVGYGTVLAKKVNFKADDVLILHSVSGRNPVTIEMGMVAQEKGVNVISLTNMTYSKGTTSRHPSGKKLYDVSDVVIDNHGAIGDATCTIEGIDQKVAPSSTVVGATILNAIVVEVCQKLVDRGMKYPPIFYSANLDGGDALNQALYEKYKDSIHYRF; translated from the coding sequence ATGACCTTTCAATATTTCAACAAAATGGCGGAACTACTTGCTACGGTAGAAAAAGAGGAAAAGGACGCTATGCTAAAGGCCCGAGATATCTTAGTGGAGGCTACAGAGAAGAAGCGTTCGATCTATATTTTTGGTGCGAGCCACGCCGGTATTTTGGCGCAAGAGATGTACTATCGCGCCGGCGGTTTAATGACCATCAATCCGATCTTCGGCAGAGAGCTGATGTTAGACAATGAACCAATCACGCTCACTAGCCAGATGGAACGCTTAGTCGGCTACGGGACAGTGTTAGCTAAAAAAGTAAATTTTAAAGCAGACGATGTCTTAATCTTACACTCGGTCTCCGGCCGCAACCCTGTGACGATTGAGATGGGAATGGTCGCCCAAGAAAAAGGAGTTAACGTCATTTCCTTAACGAATATGACTTACTCTAAAGGCACCACTTCCCGCCATCCGTCTGGCAAAAAATTGTACGATGTGAGCGATGTCGTCATCGATAACCACGGTGCCATTGGCGACGCTACCTGTACCATCGAAGGCATCGATCAAAAAGTCGCCCCTTCTTCTACGGTTGTAGGGGCAACGATCTTGAATGCCATCGTCGTTGAAGTGTGTCAAAAGTTAGTGGATCGCGGGATGAAGTACCCGCCGATTTTTTACAGTGCCAACTTAGACGGTGGCGATGCATTGAATCAAGCACTGTACGAGAAATACAAGGATAGTATTCACTATCGTTTCTAA
- a CDS encoding DUF5085 family protein, protein MIVENHVIAHRNVASKLYRFVPEEIDLAMTDFDTILREHGYHTNGTLFFTIMSDPTAEIMTAELFLAIEEDDFDVDPEEEIQFHSYFFVDQMLMTRITADFNEQSQVQYWALIDYINKHDMSQRTPIFVVYKRSNAGEPYVEMSVGVGVEVA, encoded by the coding sequence ATGATTGTGGAGAACCATGTCATCGCCCACCGGAACGTCGCGTCCAAGCTGTACCGGTTTGTGCCGGAGGAGATCGATCTGGCCATGACTGATTTTGACACGATCTTGCGTGAACATGGCTATCATACGAACGGCACTTTATTCTTTACCATCATGAGTGATCCGACCGCGGAAATTATGACTGCGGAACTATTTCTCGCGATCGAGGAAGACGATTTTGACGTGGATCCGGAAGAAGAGATTCAATTCCACAGCTATTTCTTCGTCGACCAAATGCTCATGACGCGGATCACCGCCGATTTTAACGAACAATCACAAGTGCAGTACTGGGCGCTGATCGATTATATAAACAAGCACGACATGAGTCAGAGGACGCCGATTTTCGTGGTCTACAAAAGAAGCAACGCCGGGGAACCTTATGTGGAGATGAGTGTCGGAGTCGGGGTCGAGGTTGCATAA
- a CDS encoding DUF5085 family protein translates to MKIEQRPLIFDNVIVYETRQLKKDWQEGIFILEDFPLTRDIYQNGPVFFSVSPEDGKAEFVHFTYYLPINVPISLSDETHFRFEEQFRIDDALVLRQADEAVDFYDAYDRVKQYASEQQIELEDTYYCVLLKVFDDIIIDLYVPIRERGDQS, encoded by the coding sequence ATGAAGATCGAGCAGCGCCCCCTCATTTTTGACAACGTCATTGTTTATGAAACACGGCAGTTAAAGAAAGACTGGCAGGAAGGTATTTTTATTCTGGAAGATTTTCCGTTAACGCGGGATATTTATCAAAACGGTCCCGTGTTTTTCTCTGTGTCACCGGAGGACGGTAAAGCCGAATTTGTCCACTTTACGTACTACTTACCGATCAATGTCCCTATAAGCTTAAGTGACGAGACGCATTTTCGCTTTGAAGAGCAGTTCCGCATCGATGACGCCCTCGTCTTGCGACAGGCGGACGAAGCCGTTGACTTTTATGATGCTTACGATCGAGTGAAGCAGTATGCCAGTGAACAACAGATCGAGCTGGAGGACACGTATTACTGTGTGTTGTTGAAAGTGTTCGACGACATCATTATTGACTTATACGTCCCCATCCGGGAGCGAGGTGATCAGTCATGA
- a CDS encoding TIGR04197 family type VII secretion effector, with protein MSKQVSINIGEYRDKVGQIKNSQSGLTTFGCYASFNRTNIKPFTDDLEMFIEATKLFARYKEILEADIQTLVKVGESIQKQDEALARASNKVSGPQAAI; from the coding sequence GTGTCGAAGCAAGTAAGCATTAATATCGGAGAATACCGTGACAAAGTCGGGCAAATTAAAAACTCCCAGTCTGGCTTAACGACCTTTGGTTGCTATGCCTCATTTAATCGAACGAATATTAAGCCGTTCACGGACGACTTGGAAATGTTTATCGAGGCGACCAAACTGTTTGCAAGGTACAAGGAGATCCTCGAGGCCGACATTCAGACACTGGTGAAGGTTGGTGAATCCATCCAAAAGCAGGATGAAGCGTTAGCCCGAGCTAGCAACAAAGTTTCCGGTCCACAAGCTGCTATATAA
- a CDS encoding YwqH-like family protein, translating to MNRAAIEMLYGQQARLIGAKDNLQGQLTTVNEKISRLRTAATELSTQITTLKGHQQRVDSLTVDEGQWKGEHKQKFDDRYNAYKESVKNFVAKTEGIKEQVDEEIARAESLQGMYQSELSTISSQITSISNQIERERRK from the coding sequence ATGAACCGGGCTGCCATCGAGATGTTATATGGACAGCAAGCGAGACTCATTGGCGCAAAAGACAATCTTCAAGGCCAACTTACGACAGTGAACGAAAAAATCAGCCGTTTGCGGACAGCTGCAACGGAATTGTCTACTCAGATCACTACTTTGAAAGGCCATCAACAACGAGTAGACAGTTTAACAGTTGACGAAGGCCAGTGGAAAGGTGAGCATAAGCAGAAATTTGACGATCGGTACAATGCGTACAAAGAGAGCGTCAAAAACTTCGTGGCCAAAACAGAGGGAATCAAAGAACAGGTGGACGAGGAAATTGCGCGGGCAGAAAGCCTGCAAGGTATGTATCAGTCCGAGTTGTCTACCATCTCTTCACAAATAACGAGTATTAGCAACCAAATTGAACGAGAGCGAAGGAAGTGA
- a CDS encoding T7SS effector LXG polymorphic toxin: protein MGHQVDMSEVLSLSKEVTSKVEDVRTGLDSLLTSIYDFEKMDTFRGASADAAKGYLDTIHRTLILAFDELFSVLGQQFKYHIAKFRADVDKDDSAIIVSDYLRDHQDTITSEYDALNDTVNEVKQTIRNIADISHLVKPGTYSLHRDQSEVTKYIERLDRNLHKFTAVPIDDPLDHSSSLETILQAVHTVMAKTGNISGEARFKELKDGSGIAAIKTMKDIVGYARKGRTAVKGVITGYKMYQAAKDAGLETRVINGKDGKKYYEVVASEEALNRLGIKPNKVDLDKSISDPKRYNRLPKDKSQWERKHWETYKASRLKLRYVNNKGDANWSATGKEALKKYPEIGYMTDGASLSERTKVIGKAAWKGTVTSFKDIGDFKGIAKSGFVKGTGKALAPVGAGLSFYSNYQEAKDAGLRGIDATARATVDTAIDTAVGGAVQAATVATFTATIPIPGVGTAIGVGAGILINSALNIKFGKSKKSVMDRIKGWFH, encoded by the coding sequence ATGGGTCACCAAGTGGATATGAGCGAAGTGCTTAGTTTGTCAAAAGAAGTAACTTCAAAGGTCGAGGATGTACGCACTGGTCTGGATTCTCTCTTAACCTCTATTTACGATTTCGAGAAGATGGACACCTTTAGAGGGGCATCGGCTGATGCAGCGAAGGGGTACTTAGACACGATCCATCGGACGTTAATCTTGGCGTTTGATGAATTGTTTTCTGTACTGGGGCAGCAATTTAAATATCATATCGCCAAATTTCGAGCGGATGTTGATAAGGACGATTCCGCAATAATTGTCAGTGATTACTTGCGAGATCATCAGGACACGATTACGAGCGAATACGATGCCTTGAACGATACAGTAAATGAGGTCAAACAAACGATTCGTAATATCGCTGACATTAGTCATCTCGTAAAACCGGGAACTTATTCCCTCCATCGCGATCAGTCAGAGGTGACGAAATATATCGAACGCCTTGATCGGAACCTACATAAATTTACGGCGGTTCCTATAGACGATCCCTTAGACCACAGCTCGAGTCTAGAAACGATCTTGCAGGCCGTTCACACGGTGATGGCGAAAACCGGCAATATAAGTGGCGAAGCGCGATTTAAGGAGCTTAAGGACGGTTCTGGTATTGCTGCGATTAAGACGATGAAGGATATCGTCGGCTATGCTAGGAAGGGAAGAACGGCAGTAAAGGGGGTTATTACGGGCTATAAGATGTATCAAGCAGCTAAAGATGCCGGATTAGAAACAAGGGTGATAAACGGTAAAGATGGGAAAAAGTATTATGAAGTTGTTGCCTCTGAGGAAGCACTTAATCGTCTAGGCATTAAACCGAATAAAGTAGACTTGGATAAAAGTATAAGTGATCCAAAAAGGTATAATAGACTTCCAAAGGATAAAAGTCAATGGGAAAGAAAACATTGGGAAACATACAAAGCAAGCAGGTTGAAGTTGAGGTACGTCAACAATAAGGGGGATGCAAATTGGTCCGCCACGGGTAAAGAGGCGCTTAAGAAATATCCGGAAATCGGTTACATGACGGATGGGGCTAGCCTTAGTGAAAGAACGAAAGTTATCGGAAAGGCGGCCTGGAAAGGAACCGTGACATCCTTTAAAGACATTGGCGATTTTAAGGGAATCGCCAAAAGCGGGTTTGTCAAAGGGACCGGTAAAGCGCTCGCGCCGGTAGGAGCGGGATTAAGCTTTTACAGCAACTATCAAGAGGCAAAAGATGCTGGACTAAGGGGGATTGACGCCACAGCCAGAGCGACTGTCGATACGGCGATTGATACCGCGGTTGGCGGAGCAGTGCAGGCGGCAACTGTAGCTACTTTTACAGCGACAATACCAATACCGGGTGTTGGTACGGCGATAGGGGTTGGTGCAGGAATACTCATCAATTCAGCTTTGAATATAAAGTTCGGTAAGAGCAAAAAGTCGGTGATGGATCGGATTAAAGGCTGGTTTCATTAA
- a CDS encoding YwqH-like family protein yields MNRAAIDMLYGQQARLIGAKDNLQGQLTTLNEKISRLRTAATELSTQITTLKGHQQRVDSLTVDEGQWKGEHKQKFDDRYNAYKESDC; encoded by the coding sequence ATGAACCGGGCTGCCATCGATATGTTATATGGACAGCAAGCGAGACTCATTGGCGCAAAAGACAATCTTCAAGGCCAACTTACGACATTGAACGAAAAAATCAGCCGTTTGCGGACAGCTGCAACGGAATTGTCTACTCAGATCACTACTTTGAAAGGCCATCAACAACGAGTAGACAGTTTAACAGTTGACGAAGGCCAGTGGAAAGGTGAGCATAAGCAGAAATTTGACGATCGGTACAATGCGTATAAAGAGAGCGACTGTTGA
- the pglZ gene encoding BREX-1 system phosphatase PglZ type A: MNIGQIESALADIFAQPLTDGEQRKIVFWVDRDGEFAEDVARLSLEDVKVHTLTTHNQFYTKYLLEEDDPTSAFLIYTQLELATEDNWLMDTVLYAQTFYADRVSLILSELGMDPSLRAVVKKYERFFNNKQRFRKFQAFEIEAYTEPLIETAIMSVLCNVKTPNVEAVLKTVLMDTLDDAENKYLTQFAKFFDVDVFWTYVANTYGYEREREQRSLKTLFMHLTVTAFSHAVDEKYLQDVEDFIATRNRANALVFIDHWMHHKVDDAVFNTYAAMAEQELQLARLIKQMPLEAFQEADIFPYVDRAILMYIVNGLHARLEDYEAYKALIRLRRTKHYYPQYAALYDALYYTVEMHAFHKRLGGRIPQGRAGDLYRSYVDDYYVMDTYYRKFYVAYDRESTHELMKKLQKMVEHLYTDWYMGELSTHWSQAVAADMQDEWALPGAEKQQNFYRECVSPKLQEGARVFVIVSDAFRYEAGVELSNRLNAETVGECEVTPLLGVVPSVTKLGMAALLPHRTLDFAADGRVLVDGKDTAGLENRKQIVETKAKDSIVRHASDMLTMNKAARRETFKGKKLIYLYHDTIDAMGDKAATEIYTFDAVEKAVDELYALVKMIGDDLGGTNVYITADHGFLYERGALAESDKIGNEQMAAIEAKRRYVLSPEQREVPGLLKIDLSAVVANEQGLKAYVPKAAIRFKRQGAGANFVHGGASLQEIVVPLLSFKNKRVGQKGVRAVEKVDIRLTSVTRKITNRLFHLDFFQTENAGDKVLPRTVVCYFVDEAGTVLSNEETIIGDRHSDDPSDRTFKRQFVLKQLAYDKQKAYYFIVKDTETGVIVEKIPFTINLGIVSDFDF; this comes from the coding sequence GTGAATATCGGGCAAATCGAATCAGCACTCGCGGACATTTTTGCGCAGCCGCTAACAGACGGGGAGCAGCGCAAAATTGTGTTCTGGGTCGACCGGGACGGCGAGTTTGCAGAAGACGTCGCACGGCTGTCGCTGGAAGACGTCAAGGTACATACGTTAACGACGCACAATCAGTTTTACACGAAATACTTACTGGAGGAAGACGACCCGACCTCCGCTTTTCTCATATACACACAGTTGGAACTGGCGACGGAAGACAATTGGCTGATGGATACGGTGTTGTATGCGCAGACGTTTTACGCCGATCGCGTGTCGCTCATTTTGAGCGAATTGGGTATGGATCCGTCGCTGCGCGCGGTCGTGAAAAAGTACGAGCGGTTTTTCAACAATAAGCAGCGCTTTCGTAAGTTTCAAGCGTTCGAGATCGAGGCGTATACGGAGCCACTGATCGAGACCGCTATTATGAGTGTGTTGTGCAACGTGAAGACACCGAACGTTGAAGCGGTGTTGAAAACTGTGTTAATGGACACGCTCGACGATGCGGAAAACAAATATTTAACGCAGTTTGCCAAGTTTTTTGATGTGGATGTGTTTTGGACGTACGTGGCGAACACTTACGGCTATGAGCGCGAGCGCGAACAACGATCGCTAAAGACACTGTTTATGCATTTAACGGTGACCGCCTTCAGTCATGCCGTCGACGAGAAATATTTGCAAGATGTCGAGGATTTTATCGCGACGCGTAACCGGGCGAATGCGCTCGTGTTTATTGACCACTGGATGCATCATAAGGTGGACGACGCCGTCTTTAACACATATGCTGCAATGGCGGAACAAGAGCTGCAGTTGGCACGCCTCATAAAGCAAATGCCGCTGGAAGCTTTTCAAGAAGCAGATATTTTTCCTTACGTCGATCGGGCAATTCTTATGTACATCGTTAACGGTTTGCACGCGCGGTTAGAAGACTACGAGGCTTACAAAGCACTCATTCGCCTGCGGCGCACGAAACATTACTACCCGCAGTATGCGGCACTGTACGACGCGCTTTACTACACGGTCGAGATGCACGCTTTCCATAAACGCCTAGGCGGCCGCATTCCGCAAGGGCGAGCGGGTGATTTATACCGTTCGTATGTGGACGATTACTATGTGATGGATACGTATTACCGCAAGTTTTACGTCGCCTATGACCGGGAAAGTACGCACGAGCTCATGAAAAAGCTGCAAAAAATGGTGGAGCATTTGTACACCGACTGGTACATGGGCGAATTGAGCACGCACTGGTCGCAGGCGGTTGCAGCGGACATGCAGGACGAGTGGGCACTGCCCGGCGCTGAGAAGCAGCAGAACTTTTACCGTGAGTGTGTGTCTCCGAAGCTGCAAGAAGGGGCGCGCGTGTTCGTGATCGTGTCCGATGCCTTTCGTTATGAGGCGGGGGTGGAATTAAGCAATCGGTTAAACGCGGAGACGGTCGGTGAATGTGAAGTGACACCGTTGCTCGGGGTCGTGCCGTCGGTAACGAAGCTTGGCATGGCCGCCTTACTGCCGCACCGCACGCTCGATTTTGCCGCCGACGGACGCGTCCTCGTGGACGGGAAGGATACAGCGGGACTGGAAAACCGCAAACAGATCGTGGAGACGAAGGCGAAAGACAGCATCGTGAGGCACGCGAGCGATATGCTGACGATGAACAAAGCAGCGCGCCGCGAAACATTTAAAGGCAAGAAACTGATCTATCTTTACCACGACACGATTGATGCGATGGGGGACAAAGCGGCGACGGAAATATATACGTTTGACGCGGTAGAAAAAGCGGTGGACGAACTGTACGCACTCGTAAAAATGATCGGCGACGATTTGGGCGGCACGAATGTGTACATCACGGCCGACCACGGTTTTTTATACGAGCGCGGGGCTCTCGCGGAAAGTGACAAGATCGGGAATGAACAGATGGCGGCGATCGAGGCGAAGCGGCGCTATGTGCTCTCGCCCGAACAGAGAGAGGTGCCGGGGCTACTAAAGATCGATTTGTCGGCCGTTGTCGCCAATGAGCAAGGGCTTAAGGCGTACGTGCCGAAGGCGGCGATTCGCTTTAAACGGCAAGGGGCGGGTGCTAATTTTGTACACGGCGGCGCGAGTTTGCAAGAGATCGTCGTCCCGCTCCTCTCTTTCAAAAACAAGCGCGTCGGACAAAAAGGGGTGCGGGCGGTAGAGAAGGTGGACATCCGCTTGACGAGTGTGACGCGAAAAATCACGAATCGGTTGTTCCACTTAGATTTTTTCCAAACGGAAAATGCCGGGGACAAAGTGTTGCCGCGTACGGTCGTCTGTTATTTCGTCGACGAAGCGGGAACGGTGCTGTCGAACGAAGAGACGATCATCGGCGATCGTCATTCTGACGACCCAAGCGATCGCACCTTTAAGCGGCAGTTCGTGTTGAAGCAACTCGCTTACGATAAGCAGAAGGCGTACTACTTCATCGTGAAAGATACGGAAACGGGCGTCATTGTAGAAAAAATCCCGTTTACGATTAACTTGGGGATCGTGAGCGACTTTGATTTTTAG
- a CDS encoding alpha/beta fold hydrolase, which produces MSSFKGFIRYIKKYGADNVTFVGHSLGGALALYYAVKHNAHAITFAAADAYKLLTDAEKKKVREGAYRDKIISYTYPLDFAGTMHSQSIGSVYYVGDPLTDGAWFFKHGIANFTNAKLYDEDGYLRADVLYDELTYGRVPQSPLALKYSGQGNVAIFLQTEIMRAYGEELRATQELLSNSLKQFREFPSRNDDAVNAVKSKYYRLVGTGAYDKMTAADVDEAFKRIAQSFDKTVPLFYDASLFDYTFQLLGETVNGTAEIAYHIEQIAEKFAETDQRLAQTIKQK; this is translated from the coding sequence ATGTCCAGTTTTAAGGGGTTTATCCGGTACATCAAAAAGTACGGCGCCGATAACGTCACTTTTGTCGGGCACTCACTGGGTGGAGCACTCGCATTATATTATGCGGTCAAACATAACGCACATGCCATTACTTTCGCTGCAGCCGACGCCTACAAGTTGCTAACAGATGCGGAGAAGAAGAAAGTGCGGGAAGGCGCCTATCGGGACAAGATCATTTCTTATACATACCCACTCGACTTTGCGGGAACGATGCATTCCCAGTCAATCGGCTCTGTCTACTACGTCGGTGATCCGCTGACGGATGGTGCTTGGTTTTTTAAACACGGTATTGCTAACTTTACAAATGCTAAGTTGTACGATGAAGACGGTTACCTCCGTGCCGACGTGTTATACGATGAACTCACATACGGTCGCGTTCCGCAATCGCCGTTAGCGCTGAAGTACAGCGGACAAGGAAACGTTGCTATTTTTCTACAGACCGAAATCATGCGGGCATATGGGGAAGAGTTGCGAGCGACCCAAGAACTACTTTCTAATAGCTTAAAACAATTTAGAGAGTTCCCCAGTCGCAACGATGATGCAGTTAATGCTGTAAAAAGTAAATATTACCGTCTAGTTGGTACTGGTGCATACGACAAAATGACGGCTGCTGACGTGGACGAAGCCTTCAAACGAATCGCGCAGTCATTTGACAAAACGGTTCCCCTATTTTACGACGCATCGCTATTTGACTACACCTTTCAACTGCTAGGCGAGACGGTAAACGGCACTGCTGAAATCGCTTATCACATAGAGCAAATAGCGGAAAAGTTTGCAGAGACCGATCAACGACTGGCACAAACGATTAAGCAGAAATAG
- a CDS encoding IS3 family transposase, which translates to MEVADKWISKGYPIQTVLRIVHVPRSTYYYQKHYRVKEKKVSGGRPAPGYSFTNSGQKVSDEQIKEWLMELVSGDGYAYGYRKLTVALRSTYDLVINKKKVYRLCKRLGILLPQRRKRIRHPRRLARNRLVERSNELWETDIKYGYIAGENRFFFLLSYIDVYDRSIIDYHVGLACEGQDAVQVLQRALSTRGLQEAQEKPIIRTDNGPQFVSKVFEEACEHYGCEHERIPPNTPNKNAHIEAFHRIVEDECFNKYSFETYEEAYRTVIGFMDFYNNRRIHGSIGDMSPAQFFHAHQTSSLRTKAVRL; encoded by the coding sequence ATTGAAGTAGCGGACAAGTGGATTTCTAAGGGATACCCGATCCAAACCGTTTTACGGATTGTCCACGTACCGCGTTCCACCTATTACTATCAGAAACACTATCGGGTGAAGGAGAAGAAAGTAAGTGGGGGGAGACCGGCACCAGGTTACTCCTTCACAAACAGCGGGCAAAAAGTGTCCGACGAACAAATTAAAGAATGGCTTATGGAGCTCGTCTCGGGTGATGGCTACGCGTATGGGTACCGAAAATTAACGGTGGCGCTCCGTTCGACGTACGATTTAGTCATTAATAAGAAAAAAGTGTACCGTCTCTGCAAACGGTTAGGCATCTTACTGCCGCAGCGACGGAAGCGAATCCGCCACCCTAGGCGCCTTGCACGTAACCGCCTCGTTGAGCGATCGAATGAGCTGTGGGAAACAGACATCAAGTATGGGTACATTGCCGGAGAAAACCGCTTTTTCTTCCTGCTTTCCTACATTGACGTTTATGACCGTTCGATTATTGACTATCATGTTGGATTAGCTTGCGAAGGTCAAGACGCTGTTCAGGTGCTACAACGAGCGCTTTCGACACGCGGGCTTCAGGAGGCACAAGAAAAGCCGATCATCCGGACGGACAATGGTCCACAGTTCGTATCTAAAGTATTCGAAGAAGCTTGTGAACACTACGGTTGTGAGCACGAACGTATTCCGCCGAACACACCGAATAAAAATGCCCATATTGAGGCGTTTCATCGGATCGTTGAGGACGAATGCTTCAACAAGTATTCCTTTGAGACGTACGAGGAAGCATATCGTACCGTCATAGGCTTTATGGACTTTTATAACAACCGCCGCATACACGGTAGTATTGGGGACATGAGCCCCGCGCAGTTTTTCCATGCGCATCAAACATCTTCGTTGCGCACGAAAGCCGTTCGACTCTGA